A single window of Leptospira inadai serovar Lyme str. 10 DNA harbors:
- a CDS encoding 3'(2'),5'-bisphosphate nucleotidase CysQ family protein: MRFPEEAHIVSRLVLEAADEILRIYRSEFSVREKTKGDPVTEADLAANRILVEGIRQKFGDPVFSEEEILPFDQETHRFGRVWILDPIDGTREFVAKNPEFALSLGLVREGKPIFGIIMNPASGEFFWGRENVGAGYQVLEPPFSSKEIDWNLSHKFLEDAEIPSLKEILISISETKAGLFDMTSFGTQYRTKSKGSIAYKLALVAVAKTPLTLSLRPKNDWDIAGGIAILRASGGSDIEIKTGLPFDFLKSKLSVGLLAGKRELVQEFWKDNGTRLQGSVRESW; the protein is encoded by the coding sequence ATGCGATTTCCGGAAGAAGCTCATATCGTATCAAGACTCGTGCTCGAGGCGGCGGATGAGATTCTCCGGATATATCGTAGCGAATTCTCGGTTCGAGAAAAAACGAAAGGAGACCCGGTAACCGAAGCGGATCTCGCCGCCAACAGAATCTTGGTTGAAGGAATTCGTCAAAAATTCGGCGATCCCGTTTTTTCGGAGGAAGAAATTCTTCCCTTCGATCAAGAGACTCATCGATTCGGACGAGTATGGATTTTGGATCCGATTGATGGCACCCGCGAATTCGTAGCAAAAAATCCGGAATTTGCGTTGAGTTTAGGTCTCGTTCGGGAAGGAAAACCGATTTTCGGCATTATCATGAACCCTGCTAGCGGTGAGTTTTTCTGGGGAAGGGAAAACGTAGGAGCGGGGTACCAAGTTCTAGAACCGCCTTTTTCAAGCAAAGAGATCGATTGGAATCTTTCTCATAAGTTTTTAGAAGATGCCGAAATCCCTTCTTTGAAGGAAATTTTAATTTCAATTTCGGAAACTAAAGCCGGGCTCTTCGATATGACAAGCTTCGGAACCCAATATAGGACTAAGTCTAAGGGTTCTATCGCCTATAAATTGGCGTTAGTGGCGGTCGCCAAAACGCCGTTAACTCTTTCCTTGAGACCCAAAAATGATTGGGATATCGCGGGAGGCATCGCGATTCTCCGAGCCTCCGGTGGATCGGATATAGAGATAAAGACAGGATTGCCCTTCGATTTTTTAAAATCGAAATTAAGCGTGGGGCTTTTGGCTGGAAAGAGAGAGCTGGTGCAAGAATTTTGGAAGGATAATGGAACCAGACTCCAAGGTTCCGTTCGTGAAAGTTGGTAA
- a CDS encoding ATP-dependent helicase: MIDLLVGLNEPQKAAVERLDGPVLILAGAGSGKTRVITHRIANLILNRKTDSICALTFTNKAASEMAERVRNLVPDLPFNVQIKTFHSLCLFILRREANALGIDSGFTVYDTTLQESLIKQVVKDLHEDPKQYKPSTLAGIFSSLKDSMLDPDQYVRKEDFSHRSQVVAKIYSEYEARKRKNQAFDFGDLILRVVRLFEEQPSILSKYQDRWKYVMVDEYQDTNKVQYRLVRLLAGDRGNLCVVGDDDQSIYSWRGADISNILNFEHDYPNSFVVKLEENYRSSGRIIRAASRVISNNPDRKEKELFTNNPEGAPVSLSEFENENEEAYDAVKKIRSEAVKGSDYKDFAIFYRTNAQSRYYEESLRSAGIPYKIFGGFRFFDRAEIKDMIAYLNVVANPLDSTSLLRIVNNPPRGIGDASLEKMREFSIDRGFSFLEALGHPDLPLKKAGIAKAKELYHLFEDLIEMKERGELPSKIALQIIERSGWVEYTERNSQDEEAVSRVENVREFVNSIAEYEEREDSPNLEEYLNQISLLTSEEDTAQLTDYVHLMTVHNAKGLEFPTVFLTGLEEGTFPHLMSLEEPKGEQEERRLFYVALTRARKKLYLSYCRYSRKFGKVEPRIPSRFLPEIPSECFGQEAVSTRRGVRMPEGPPAAWGGTGDSPVKNLRNSEDSRTAGPLGEEAEIGEGDRVRHAQFGVGFVVGVSGNGKNRKVKIRFGGVEKNFFLAYTPLEKL; this comes from the coding sequence GTGATCGATTTACTTGTCGGCCTAAATGAACCGCAAAAAGCGGCTGTAGAGCGATTGGACGGCCCCGTTTTGATCCTCGCCGGAGCAGGGTCCGGAAAGACAAGAGTCATTACTCACCGAATCGCTAACTTAATTCTGAATCGAAAAACGGACTCCATATGCGCCTTAACGTTCACGAATAAGGCGGCGTCGGAAATGGCGGAACGGGTTCGCAATTTGGTTCCCGACCTACCGTTTAATGTGCAAATTAAAACCTTCCATTCTCTTTGTCTATTTATATTGCGCAGAGAGGCGAACGCACTCGGGATCGATTCGGGATTTACCGTCTACGATACGACCCTTCAGGAATCTTTAATTAAGCAAGTCGTAAAGGACCTGCACGAGGATCCTAAGCAATACAAACCCTCCACTTTGGCGGGCATTTTTTCTTCCTTAAAGGATTCGATGCTCGATCCGGATCAATACGTCAGGAAGGAGGATTTTTCCCACCGATCGCAGGTCGTTGCAAAGATCTACTCCGAATACGAAGCCAGAAAGCGAAAAAACCAGGCCTTCGATTTCGGAGATTTGATATTGAGAGTCGTTCGACTGTTCGAGGAGCAGCCTTCTATATTATCAAAGTACCAGGACCGATGGAAATACGTTATGGTGGACGAATATCAGGATACTAATAAAGTTCAATATCGTCTGGTTCGATTACTCGCAGGAGATCGAGGCAATTTATGCGTTGTGGGGGACGACGACCAATCCATATATTCCTGGAGAGGCGCCGATATTTCGAATATTCTAAATTTCGAACATGATTATCCGAATTCTTTCGTAGTCAAGTTGGAGGAGAATTATCGTTCTTCGGGAAGAATCATAAGAGCGGCGTCAAGGGTAATTTCTAATAATCCTGATCGTAAAGAGAAAGAACTTTTTACCAATAATCCGGAAGGAGCGCCGGTAAGTCTCTCCGAGTTCGAGAATGAAAACGAAGAGGCGTACGACGCGGTAAAAAAGATCCGATCCGAGGCGGTTAAGGGCTCCGATTATAAGGACTTTGCCATATTTTACAGAACCAACGCCCAATCCAGATATTATGAGGAAAGCCTCAGATCCGCGGGTATACCTTACAAAATTTTCGGAGGATTCCGATTTTTCGATCGTGCCGAGATCAAGGACATGATCGCATATTTAAATGTGGTCGCCAATCCTTTGGATTCGACATCTCTTCTTAGAATCGTAAATAATCCACCAAGAGGAATCGGAGACGCTTCCCTAGAAAAAATGCGCGAGTTTTCCATTGATCGCGGATTTTCCTTTTTGGAAGCGTTGGGACATCCGGATTTGCCGTTAAAGAAAGCGGGGATCGCCAAGGCAAAAGAACTCTATCATTTATTCGAAGATCTGATTGAAATGAAGGAAAGGGGGGAACTTCCCTCTAAGATTGCACTCCAAATAATTGAACGATCGGGTTGGGTGGAATATACGGAGCGAAACTCCCAGGATGAAGAGGCCGTTTCCAGAGTCGAAAACGTTCGAGAATTCGTGAACTCCATCGCCGAATACGAGGAGCGGGAAGATTCGCCGAATTTAGAGGAATACTTAAATCAGATTAGCCTTCTTACGTCCGAGGAGGATACGGCTCAGCTAACGGATTATGTTCATCTAATGACGGTGCATAATGCAAAAGGGCTGGAGTTCCCGACCGTCTTCCTGACCGGCTTGGAAGAGGGAACCTTTCCGCATTTAATGAGTCTTGAGGAACCGAAAGGAGAGCAGGAAGAACGTAGATTGTTCTATGTGGCCCTGACTCGCGCCAGAAAAAAGCTTTATCTAAGTTATTGCAGATATTCTAGAAAATTCGGAAAGGTAGAACCGAGAATTCCCTCTCGCTTTCTGCCGGAAATTCCTTCGGAATGTTTCGGACAAGAAGCCGTATCTACTAGAAGGGGAGTCCGAATGCCGGAAGGACCTCCGGCAGCTTGGGGAGGAACCGGCGATTCTCCGGTAAAAAACCTTCGAAATTCGGAAGATTCCAGGACTGCCGGTCCTTTAGGCGAGGAGGCTGAAATTGGGGAGGGCGATCGAGTTCGGCACGCACAATTTGGAGTGGGATTTGTTGTCGGCGTCTCCGGGAACGGGAAAAACCGAAAAGTCAAAATCAGGTTCGGAGGGGTGGAAAAGAACTTTTTCCTTGCCTATACCCCCTTAGAGAAATTATAA
- a CDS encoding glycosyltransferase family 4 protein: MKGKRKTVNARPAQKPFVIGVDARPLSTPVSGVGRLISATLKGFEGDPRFSFRLFLNRPLHESHSGLAKLSNVSVEVGQGYLAKKGGLYFALALPWLLRRNGVDLFWGTQQVLPPFFPSNIPTVLTCVDFVIYKFPNTMRRLAWFQQALLIRWSAKRADKILPISRAVGDEAKSYFKIPESKISVVYPGYDPEDIRRTPAKPPTKRVANLPSKFFLSVSTVEPRKNYAFLRQAYQEYLKIDGKKPRLWVHAGKAGWENPELVGAMRAESESGKMLWIEAPSDEELHYLYSKTDLFLFPSLYEGFGIPLVEALAHGKQCLVADLQVFHEIGGKSVVYESTKDPRKWADALQRYCIKPWKLQKPNLKKFEMLHSAKLTGEVFLEFLKSKSN; this comes from the coding sequence TTGAAGGGAAAGCGAAAGACCGTAAACGCCCGTCCGGCGCAAAAACCGTTTGTTATAGGAGTGGATGCCAGACCGTTGTCGACTCCCGTTTCAGGTGTGGGCAGATTGATCTCAGCCACTCTAAAAGGCTTCGAAGGAGATCCTCGTTTCAGTTTTCGTCTTTTTTTAAACCGCCCATTGCATGAGAGCCACTCCGGTTTGGCAAAACTATCGAACGTAAGCGTGGAGGTCGGACAAGGCTATCTCGCCAAAAAAGGAGGACTCTATTTCGCTCTCGCACTCCCTTGGCTTTTACGTCGGAACGGAGTCGATCTCTTTTGGGGAACTCAGCAAGTTTTACCGCCATTCTTTCCGAGTAATATTCCCACGGTACTTACCTGCGTAGATTTCGTGATTTATAAATTTCCGAATACGATGAGACGGCTCGCCTGGTTCCAGCAAGCTTTGTTAATCCGCTGGAGCGCCAAACGAGCGGATAAGATTCTTCCGATTTCAAGGGCGGTGGGGGACGAAGCGAAATCGTATTTTAAAATTCCGGAAAGTAAAATTTCGGTTGTATATCCCGGTTACGACCCCGAGGATATTCGACGTACTCCCGCCAAGCCTCCTACGAAACGAGTCGCGAATCTTCCGTCCAAATTTTTTCTTTCGGTATCTACGGTAGAACCTAGAAAGAATTACGCTTTCTTAAGACAGGCATACCAAGAATATCTAAAGATAGACGGTAAAAAACCTCGACTTTGGGTGCATGCGGGTAAAGCGGGATGGGAAAACCCGGAGTTAGTCGGGGCAATGCGAGCCGAAAGCGAATCGGGTAAAATGCTTTGGATAGAAGCGCCGTCCGACGAGGAATTGCATTATTTATATTCGAAGACCGATTTATTCCTGTTTCCTTCCTTATATGAAGGTTTCGGGATTCCTTTAGTGGAAGCATTGGCGCATGGAAAACAGTGCTTAGTCGCCGATTTGCAGGTTTTTCATGAAATAGGAGGAAAATCGGTCGTTTACGAAAGCACGAAGGATCCTAGAAAATGGGCGGATGCGCTTCAGCGCTATTGTATCAAACCTTGGAAATTACAGAAGCCTAATTTAAAGAAATTTGAAATGCTTCATTCTGCAAAACTGACCGGGGAGGTTTTTCTGGAATTCCTAAAAAGTAAGTCGAATTAG
- a CDS encoding TlpA family protein disulfide reductase: MSFRLLSVFSLLIFFGLIPSSCSRGEEAAIYKIALQDWDGRSHRLSEFQGQLLILDFWASWCEPCKKAVPVVEALKDDLHAQNAKVLGVNTENDLSILEIKEAAQEFGMDYPSLLDPDWKLVNLLKIEGQPALFVFSKSGKRLHFQYGISEKDLPVLRGRLRNWLESP; encoded by the coding sequence ATGAGCTTTAGACTTCTCTCCGTTTTTTCTCTCCTAATCTTTTTCGGTTTAATTCCATCTTCCTGTTCCCGGGGAGAAGAGGCGGCGATTTACAAAATAGCACTCCAAGATTGGGATGGTCGATCTCACCGGCTCTCCGAATTCCAGGGACAGCTTCTAATTCTGGATTTCTGGGCGAGTTGGTGCGAGCCTTGTAAAAAAGCCGTGCCGGTAGTCGAAGCCCTCAAAGACGACCTTCATGCTCAGAATGCCAAAGTTTTAGGCGTAAATACGGAAAACGATTTAAGCATACTTGAGATCAAGGAGGCCGCTCAGGAGTTCGGGATGGATTATCCTAGCCTCCTGGATCCCGACTGGAAATTGGTAAACCTCTTAAAGATAGAGGGCCAGCCGGCCCTTTTCGTGTTTAGTAAATCCGGAAAACGTTTACATTTCCAATACGGAATCTCCGAAAAAGATCTCCCTGTTTTGCGAGGACGTTTGAGAAATTGGCTCGAATCTCCCTAA
- a CDS encoding LIC11625 family surface-exposed protein produces the protein MKRILVAALALGLASPLLAGKVTGLVEEFNKVEEFNKNRKISEAAKKATLEKNLLSALKYSLHRKYLDYKEYTKGLTADSLQYEQQKGTFSVYVKFKTYLVFYTYLMDPELYLQTPTNEVFYVRPDNLEEEAHKEDKQQPTSPSSQTK, from the coding sequence ATGAAACGGATCTTAGTAGCAGCTCTTGCCTTAGGCTTGGCAAGCCCCCTCCTAGCAGGAAAAGTAACCGGTCTAGTGGAAGAATTCAACAAGGTGGAAGAATTTAATAAGAACCGAAAAATCTCGGAAGCGGCCAAAAAGGCTACTCTGGAAAAGAATCTACTTTCTGCTCTTAAATACAGTCTTCACCGAAAGTATCTGGATTACAAAGAATATACGAAAGGTCTAACGGCCGATTCGCTCCAGTACGAGCAGCAAAAAGGTACGTTTTCGGTATACGTTAAGTTTAAAACCTATCTCGTATTTTATACGTATTTGATGGATCCGGAATTATATCTTCAGACACCTACGAACGAAGTCTTTTATGTTCGTCCCGATAATTTAGAGGAAGAGGCTCACAAGGAAGACAAACAGCAGCCTACGTCCCCTTCGAGCCAGACAAAATAA
- a CDS encoding MotA/TolQ/ExbB proton channel family protein, protein MILAKTDSLVSIIPPETIPILILLVSIIGFTIIIERLIFFSRWKAISPDEWRRVKDLLNEKNYDSASDLLRSLSQGPTSQVIQAGIAQFKRKTSAVEDEILSQGLSQIQRMDKFLSALATIATIAPLLGVLGTVVGIIRSFAEGSGTKGAEVGISEALITTAMGLAVAIPAYIFNNFFQKKKDDAISEMETLSEQALRYLK, encoded by the coding sequence ATGATTCTTGCCAAAACTGATTCTTTGGTTTCCATCATTCCTCCGGAAACGATCCCGATTTTAATCCTTCTAGTTTCGATTATCGGGTTCACAATTATAATTGAAAGATTGATCTTTTTTTCGCGTTGGAAAGCGATTTCTCCCGACGAATGGAGACGAGTAAAAGATCTATTAAACGAGAAAAATTATGATTCCGCTTCGGATCTCCTTCGCAGCCTAAGCCAAGGCCCCACATCTCAAGTCATACAAGCAGGTATTGCTCAGTTTAAGAGAAAGACTTCGGCAGTAGAAGACGAAATTCTAAGCCAGGGTTTAAGCCAGATTCAACGGATGGATAAATTTCTTTCCGCTCTGGCGACGATTGCGACCATCGCACCGTTATTGGGAGTTTTGGGAACGGTTGTGGGAATTATTCGCTCCTTTGCGGAAGGTTCCGGAACCAAAGGCGCGGAGGTCGGAATTAGCGAGGCCTTGATCACCACCGCAATGGGGCTGGCAGTTGCCATTCCTGCGTACATTTTTAATAATTTTTTTCAAAAGAAGAAGGATGACGCAATTTCCGAAATGGAAACACTTTCAGAGCAAGCCTTAAGGTATTTGAAATAA
- a CDS encoding BamA/OMP85 family outer membrane protein produces MKRKPPVNKFIAVFFLTSSLFYSADITELLSKRSDYFGKTIKEVVFKGNRNTSDADIDSMLELKRGKQLTKGMVDRDLKTLFASGFFYFIDIQAEDVEGGVKIIVELKERPRVKEIEFVGADEVFPADLREKMPLKDNEVITPQKVSKSRDVILQKYRDEGFFLAYVKAELGKPDPKTNLVKVRFVIDEGEEIPVAKINVYGNETIETSELLGLMDLKEEGLFEGGSFKESSFEKDKEVIQAYMRSKGYLDSELLREGTNWEIHWENPEKKDRRVIIVNIKLYEGQVYYFNGYSVAHDMTLDNEGRPVFLNKEKNPPETPKDKLSPLFTVDEIEKVMDYSVKDVGEIFDETVFMRDRSSVNELYGAKGHIFAQVIPRRKIISLDEESLQYYENCYSRKTDLERKICEDEYKQLNIRKLREVFVKKTALRGRKFVHVDFTVRENNLAKIENVIIKGNKKTQDKVIRRELLFKPGDLFDSTKVNRSRERIHNLGYFKEVNFNMRPGSDDSKMNIVIEVLEQPTGTVSMGGGYGTITGFTIFTEVGENNLNGTGQKISGRIEFGPYRRSFQISWTEPWLNDTPWSLSLSLFYFSRTIFLGSTSTIAISDSTTAPVTENATYDNNGLGVTMGIAHRVFTNWTHFHRYTPAFYSYSNPTALVSDAVLANVRQGWQFRSQISNGISFDIRDNVFAPTRGYDILLQVDNVGQYLGGSSHFDQYRITAEYYHTWFDFTFGGLIRNNSLRRWRVVQEFRTSDMFTFQRSPKYGHQDPVQDPYIRPQDLLIIGGYESLRGWYYNDPKFPTDWRSGAQHRILFDSEIRIPIEPSLLWLVVFLDGGALYEQVNRFTGVKKDYVTNYDKNKQAQILADPVGWYLQNNFNLSNGKKADVTYDDLNNPARLVLSSQNVAMDRMRYSWGIGLRIQIPVLPLRIYFAQKIRPTGNFWAPFERYEDDRAFQFVFGIGDYRF; encoded by the coding sequence TTGAAACGAAAACCTCCAGTAAATAAATTTATAGCCGTCTTTTTCTTGACGAGCTCCCTTTTCTATTCGGCCGATATAACCGAGTTATTGTCTAAGAGGAGCGATTATTTCGGTAAAACGATTAAGGAAGTCGTGTTCAAAGGAAATCGGAACACGTCCGATGCCGATATCGACTCCATGCTCGAGTTGAAACGCGGAAAGCAATTGACGAAAGGCATGGTCGACCGAGACCTGAAAACCCTATTCGCCTCCGGCTTTTTCTATTTTATCGATATACAAGCCGAGGATGTAGAAGGCGGAGTCAAGATTATCGTAGAATTGAAAGAACGTCCTCGCGTTAAGGAAATCGAATTCGTGGGGGCGGATGAGGTTTTTCCCGCCGACTTGCGTGAAAAAATGCCGTTAAAGGATAACGAGGTTATCACACCTCAGAAAGTATCCAAATCAAGGGATGTCATACTTCAAAAATATAGGGACGAGGGTTTCTTTTTAGCCTATGTTAAGGCGGAATTAGGTAAACCGGACCCTAAGACGAATCTAGTCAAAGTAAGATTCGTGATCGACGAAGGCGAGGAAATTCCCGTCGCCAAGATCAACGTTTATGGAAACGAGACCATCGAAACGTCCGAGCTTTTGGGGTTGATGGATCTGAAGGAAGAAGGTCTATTCGAGGGCGGGTCTTTTAAGGAAAGCTCCTTCGAGAAGGATAAGGAAGTCATTCAAGCTTATATGCGGAGTAAGGGTTATCTGGACTCCGAGTTACTCCGAGAAGGAACGAATTGGGAGATCCATTGGGAGAATCCCGAAAAGAAAGACAGGCGAGTGATTATCGTTAATATAAAACTGTACGAAGGACAGGTTTATTATTTTAACGGGTACTCGGTTGCCCACGATATGACTTTGGATAACGAAGGTCGTCCCGTCTTCTTGAATAAGGAGAAAAATCCACCCGAAACTCCGAAAGATAAGTTAAGTCCGCTCTTTACCGTGGATGAAATTGAAAAGGTGATGGACTATAGCGTAAAAGATGTGGGTGAAATATTCGACGAGACCGTATTCATGCGGGATAGATCCTCCGTCAACGAACTCTACGGAGCAAAAGGACATATTTTCGCCCAGGTGATCCCTCGCAGAAAAATTATTTCTTTGGATGAGGAAAGTCTTCAATATTATGAAAATTGTTATTCCAGGAAAACCGATTTAGAACGCAAAATTTGCGAAGACGAATATAAGCAATTGAACATACGCAAACTGCGGGAAGTATTCGTAAAGAAAACCGCTTTGCGCGGCAGAAAATTCGTGCACGTGGATTTTACCGTTCGAGAAAATAATCTAGCTAAAATCGAAAACGTAATTATCAAGGGAAACAAGAAAACTCAAGATAAAGTAATTCGACGGGAATTACTGTTTAAGCCGGGCGATCTTTTCGATTCCACTAAAGTCAACCGATCTAGGGAACGTATCCATAATTTAGGATATTTTAAAGAAGTAAACTTTAATATGCGGCCCGGCTCCGACGATTCAAAGATGAATATCGTGATCGAAGTCTTGGAGCAACCGACAGGAACCGTGTCCATGGGCGGTGGATACGGAACGATTACCGGATTTACGATTTTTACGGAAGTCGGCGAAAATAACCTGAATGGAACCGGACAAAAAATATCAGGAAGGATCGAATTCGGTCCCTACAGAAGATCCTTCCAGATTTCCTGGACGGAGCCTTGGCTGAACGATACCCCTTGGTCCCTTTCTCTTTCCTTGTTTTATTTTTCCCGAACGATATTTTTAGGGTCCACTTCCACGATTGCAATCTCCGATAGCACGACCGCACCGGTGACCGAGAACGCCACTTACGATAACAACGGATTGGGTGTAACGATGGGGATTGCCCACCGTGTATTCACGAACTGGACACACTTTCACAGGTATACTCCGGCCTTCTATTCCTATTCCAACCCGACTGCGCTCGTATCCGACGCCGTCTTAGCGAACGTTCGGCAAGGCTGGCAATTTCGTTCGCAGATATCAAACGGTATTTCCTTCGATATTCGGGATAACGTATTCGCTCCCACGCGGGGCTACGATATACTTTTACAAGTAGATAACGTAGGTCAGTATCTGGGTGGATCCTCCCACTTCGATCAGTACAGAATTACGGCCGAATACTATCATACTTGGTTCGATTTTACCTTCGGCGGTTTAATACGAAATAACTCACTCCGTCGTTGGCGGGTGGTGCAAGAGTTTCGTACATCGGATATGTTTACGTTTCAGAGGTCTCCTAAATACGGCCATCAGGATCCGGTTCAAGATCCGTATATCCGTCCCCAGGATTTATTGATTATCGGGGGTTACGAGTCCTTACGAGGATGGTACTATAACGATCCTAAATTTCCGACGGACTGGAGAAGCGGTGCTCAGCATCGGATTCTGTTCGATTCTGAAATTCGGATCCCGATCGAGCCGAGCCTATTGTGGTTAGTGGTGTTTTTAGACGGGGGTGCGCTCTACGAGCAAGTCAATCGATTCACCGGCGTCAAAAAGGATTACGTTACGAATTATGATAAGAACAAACAGGCACAGATTCTGGCCGACCCCGTAGGCTGGTATCTCCAAAATAATTTTAACTTATCGAACGGCAAGAAAGCCGACGTGACCTACGATGATTTGAATAATCCTGCGAGATTGGTATTATCCTCTCAAAACGTTGCGATGGACCGTATGAGATATTCTTGGGGGATCGGTCTAAGGATTCAGATTCCGGTTCTTCCGCTGCGTATTTATTTCGCCCAGAAAATTCGACCTACTGGAAACTTTTGGGCCCCGTTCGAAAGATATGAAGACGATAGGGCATTTCAATTCGTATTCGGAATCGGGGATTACCGTTTCTAA
- a CDS encoding ExbD/TolR family protein produces the protein MRFKKWRSQSNGYRAGQIELAPMIDVICFIVIYFLMNATLEKSTVIKIELPRSSSTAQEKKKDELVITINKDGKIFLDKDTEPVALEKLTDKIRVFMGPEDKDKKEANKNRVIIRGDGGANYQTIVKVIDKVNEAGVTRFNLSMVRQPGGK, from the coding sequence ATGAGATTCAAGAAGTGGAGAAGTCAAAGCAACGGATATAGGGCCGGGCAAATCGAGCTTGCGCCTATGATCGACGTTATCTGCTTTATCGTTATTTACTTCCTTATGAACGCTACTTTGGAAAAATCGACAGTGATTAAAATCGAATTGCCGCGTTCTTCCAGCACTGCACAGGAAAAGAAGAAGGACGAGCTAGTCATTACCATCAATAAGGATGGAAAGATTTTCTTAGATAAAGATACGGAACCTGTCGCTCTGGAAAAACTGACGGATAAGATTAGGGTATTCATGGGTCCTGAAGATAAGGACAAAAAAGAAGCCAATAAAAATAGAGTTATCATCAGAGGCGATGGCGGCGCAAATTACCAAACCATCGTAAAAGTAATAGATAAAGTAAATGAAGCGGGCGTTACCAGATTCAATTTATCGATGGTGCGTCAGCCTGGTGGTAAATGA